The sequence below is a genomic window from Ovis canadensis isolate MfBH-ARS-UI-01 breed Bighorn chromosome 1, ARS-UI_OviCan_v2, whole genome shotgun sequence.
gggctccaaaatcactgcagatggtgactgcagccatgaaattaaaagacgcttactccttggaagaaaattatgaccaacctagacagcatattcaaaagcagagacgttactttgccaactaaggtccatctagtcaaggctatggtttttccagtggtcatgtatggatgtgagagttggactgtgaagaaagctgagtgatgaagaattgatgcttttgaactgtggtgttggagatgactcttgagagtcccttggactgcaagaagtccaactagtccatcttaaaggagatcagtcctgggtgttcactggaaggactgatgctgaggctgaaactccaatactttggccacatgcaaagagttgactcattggaaaagactctgatgctgggagggactgggggcaggaggagaaggggatgacagaggatgagatggctggatggcatccccgactcaatggacatgagtttgagtgaactccgggagttggtgatggacagggaggcctggcatgctgcgattcatggggttgcaaagagtcggacatgactgagtgactgaactgaagtagctgCTATTGATTAGTAATTTAATCAAATACTCTCTTGACTACTTATGCCTACTCAGAACAATCTATCTTAGCCCTCTTGACCTCTTGAAAGAGGTAGAAGGAtatgaagaatgaaataattaagaaaagtgGTAGACTATGGCCCTGTTCTGAGAAATTAATGATTGATTTAGAATCTGAACTATAAGCAGCTTTTAATGAGGCAGAAGTTCAGGAAGAGTATTCAGCCTTTGGAGGTGGCTTTTCATTcataacggggcttccctggtggctcagacggtgaagcatctgcccgcaatgtgggagacccgggttcgattccttggtcgagaagatcccctggagaaggaaatggcaatccactccagaactcttgcctggaaaatcccatggacggaggagcctgataggctacagtccatggggtcgcaaagagtcggacacgactgagcgacttcacttcacttcactttcattcataaaggaatgaaaagaaaatcagatcaACTGAAGGCTCTAGAGAGCAAGGAAGAGAGGATGTGACATATAGAAGATACAGGAAGAGGATTCAAAAGTGCCTTATGAGGGAGTTCTTACTGGCTAAGAACAATGGAAAAGCATTAAAGGGGGATTTTAGCAAGGGGTATGGGTGGGGATAAGGAATGACAAGACTTTAGGAATCAAGATATTGGATTAGGGCAGATGCGCATTAAAGGGAGGGGATCTGAggatttgcttctttgttttagacaaatattttaattgaataaGAAGACCTCTGCTAATAATAAGAGAAAGAACgtttacatatatgcatataactgAATAGCTTTGCTGCACAAAAGAAATGAACacttttaaatcaattatacttcgaTAAAAAATCTTCTTGCAgtataggagacgcaggtttgatcccagggtaaGGAAGATATCCTCGAGAAGGGAAttcttcactccagtattcttgcctggagaatcccatggacagagaaacctgcaggttatagtccatggggtcacaaagagtcagatgaatgagcaaccaacacacacacacacacacacacacacacacacttcaacaaaataaatttttttttaaaagtcaagccTTGTTTAACTTATCTATAAATTTGATATCATTCCAATAAAAACTCTAAGAagagacatttttttcttctaggagctAAGCAATATTaaagtttatatataaaaataaatgatagctcTTTCCCTTTGGCACACCACTGAAGATCCTGGTGTCGCCATGGGCCGCCGCCCCGCCCAGTGTTACCGGTACAGTAAGAACAAGCCGTACCCAAAGTCCCGCTTCTGCCAAGGTGTCCCTGATGCTAAGATTCGCATCTTCGACTTGGGGCGTAAGAAGGCCAAAGTGGATGAGTTCCCACTCTGTGGCCACATGGTGTCAGATGAGTATGAGCAGCTTTCCTCTGAAGCCCTGGAGGCTGCCCGTATTTGTGCCAACAAGTACATGGTGAAAAGCTATGGCAAAGATGGTTTTCACATCCGAGCGCGGCTTCAGCCCTTCCATGTCATCCGCATCAACAAGATGTTGTCTTGCGCTGGAGCTGATAGACTCCAGACAGGTATGCGCGGTGCCTTTGGAAAGCCCCAGGGCACAGTGGCCAGGGTCCACATTGGCCAGGTCATAATGTCCATCCGCACCAAGCTGCAGAACAAGGAACATGTGATTGAAGCCCTCCGCCGGGCCAAGTTCAAGTTCCCTGGCCGCCAGAAGATCCACATCTCTAAGAAGTGGGGATTTACCAA
It includes:
- the LOC138430772 gene encoding large ribosomal subunit protein uL16-like, with amino-acid sequence MGRRPAQCYRYSKNKPYPKSRFCQGVPDAKIRIFDLGRKKAKVDEFPLCGHMVSDEYEQLSSEALEAARICANKYMVKSYGKDGFHIRARLQPFHVIRINKMLSCAGADRLQTGMRGAFGKPQGTVARVHIGQVIMSIRTKLQNKEHVIEALRRAKFKFPGRQKIHISKKWGFTKFNVDEFENMVAEKRLIPDGCGVKYIPNRGPLDKWRALHS